TAGAAGAGAAGGCTCTCGTGGTGCATGCCTTCATTAAAAAACTTCACCAACGTTTTCAGAAGGAGGGGATTGTCATCCCCTATCCGACACAGACGATTCATCTGAAACAAGAGCCTTGACGGCAACGATGCAACAACAATTGCTTTTCTGGTACCGTCGGCACAAACGTGATCTTCCGTGGCGAAGGACAAAGGACCCCTACCGGATCTGGGTCTCGGAGATCATGCTTCAGCAGACAACCGTAGAGACCGTCATTCCTTATTACCATCGATTTTTAGAGAGGTTTCCGACGGTCCGATCCTTGGGTCGAGCTCGTGAAGAGTCGGTCTTAAGGCTTTGGTCGGGGTTGGGGTATTATTCACGGGCAAGGAATCTTCACAGTGCCGCGAAGATTTTGATTGCTGATGTCACCCGTTCTCTTGCAACATTCCCAAAAACGGCTACCGACTGGCAACAACTCCCTGGTGTCGGTCGCACCACCGCCGGTGCAATCGTCTCGATTGCCTTTGATCAAAGGGCTCCGATTTTGGATGGGAATGTGATTCGGGTGCTCTCACGGGTTTTTGCAATCGAGGATCATCCAAAAACGGGTCATGGTCAGAAAATCTTTTGGCGGAAGTCGGAGGAGATTCTTCCTCAAAAAAATTGCGGTGATTTTAATCAGGCCTTGATGGAGCTCGGTGCCACTGTTTGTCATGTAACGAACCCCGCCTGTCCCGACTGCCCTCTCTCATCGTTCTGTCTTGCCAGAAAAGAAGGTCAGATGGAGTCGTATCCGCGCGGAAGAGGAAAAACTGTTTATCGTAATGTCCTGATGAGTGCGGCCATGGTTCGGCGAAACGGCTCTTTTTTAATGGTTCGCCGCCCCGATAAGGGATCTTTGAAGAAGATGTGGGAATTTCCGATGGTGGAGGGGAATCTTCACAAATTGGTCAAGGCGTTTCCGGTGATTCCGCAAAAAGAACTCCCGATCGTTCGACATGCGGTCATGAATCGAAGGCTTACGATTGCTCCTTATCTCTGCACCTTGGTTTCCAGTAAAGGGATGAGATCTTCAAGGTGGATTGCCAAGAAATCGGTCCTCGCCCTGCCGACTTCTTCAATGAATCTTAAGCTCGCAAGGCTGTTCTAATCTGTTTTCTTTGTCTCTTCCTTGAGATATTTACGCCACCGGCTGTGGGTGTCTTTCTTAAGGGCGCTCAGGAATTCCGCGAGGTGCCGTACCTCAATCCCGACAAACGGGAAGGTTGTATGAGGAGAGGTGACGAAGTTGCCTCCATAGCCAAACGCGAGAAAATCAAGGACGGTTAATCCCACGCCTCCAAAACCATCGAGCTGTTCGGTAACGATATTATCACCCCCTCCGAAAGGGGTAACGTCTTTCCGGAGCAGGAGCCCCAGAAAGAGGTTCGCCCGGACGGCCCTCGTCATCTTTGACAAGAGGCTGTATTTTTTTTCCGGGTCCATGGCGCGCGCGACGGAGAAGGAGACGGCTGCTGTGGAATAGGCGGCTTGAATGATTCCACCGGGGTTCGGAGTGAAAAGATTGAGTGGTTGGACAAAGGCGATATCGATATCCCAGTTGGTTCCCTGGTGATGATAACGAAAATAGTAATTGTAGACTTTGGACGGATTCTTCAGGTCGGTCATCTGCAGGGCCAGAAGATCCCCCTCGTCAAATTCATACTGCAACAGAAGGCCGTACATATAAAGGGTGTTGGTCTTGCCGGTCTCAACCAATCTCTCGAGGTTGACGATTTTCCGGTTTGCTTGACGGTTGAAAACTCGTTCCGAGACCTTTTGCTCAAGTGAGGAGCTCTCCTGAAAGAGGGCAATCGAGGAGAAGCTGCCTCGGTGATGAATCCCCAATTCCATACGGTAGGAATTTGCCATGTTTTTTGGAAGCCGGATCGCCCCCCACTGGGTCAGAATACAGGGGGTTGCAACGCAGGCCTCGGCAGAAAGATAGTTTCTCTCCCCTTTTTTGTCGCCACGGTCATATTCGGCAAGCGGTGTTCCTGCCCTAAGGGGTGTTGGAAGAGGCGTGACAACCAACAAAAAAAATGCGACGAATAATAAACGCATGAACTCCTCGCTCGTCGTCAGGCTCTACTCCGTCCATTCCCTTTTGTCCAAACTCTTCTTTTTTCTGCCGATCATCGTTATCTGGTTTCGTGATCAGGGTTTTAGCCAGTTTCAGGTGACCCTGATCATGAGCTCTTTTTTCCTCTCCGCTACGGTCGCTGAGATCCCGAGCGGAATTTTCTCAGACAAATACGGTTATCGCTGGGCCCTCTTCATCACCGGCATCCTGGAGGCGATTGGAATGGTGCTCATTGCCAATGCGGATCATTTTATCACGGCCTTGATCGGTGAGGTCTTAAACGGCATCGGCTATGCCTTTTACACCGGCTCGAAGGAATCTTACCTGTTCCATTTTTTAACCATTACGCGGGAGGACGGCACGTATCAAAAGCGTTTTGCGCGCGCCAAACTGTTTGAGTTCATCGGAATGGCCGCCGGGGGGCTTGTCGGTGGATCGATCTACATTTACTGGAAGGAGCTTCCTTTTTATCTCTCGGCGATCAGCTTCGTTGCCTCCTCCTTGCTCATTTTTTACCTCCCCACCGTCCGCCAGGGGGCTAGCGATTCCATTTCCAGCCTTAATCATTTGAGGCAAGGGATCGAACATATTCGGACGGGGGATCAGGATTTAAAGACACTCCTCGCCTTTTATTGTGCCTATCTCTCCTCCATGCTGATCTTTCTCGTGACCTTAAATCAGCCGTATCTTCGAGAATCGGGGATCCCTCTCTCCTATTTTGGCCTTGTCTTTCTCGGTTTCCACCTTTGTTCCATGGGGGGGAGTGAAGTGGCGAGGCACCTCCCTGGTGAGCAGCTGACCCGGCGGCTCTTCTTCTTCATCGGTCTTGGGCTTGCCAGTGGAATCATGGTGCTCGGCTTTTTCAGAAGCCCATTCTCTATCCTGCTGATTTTCGGGATCCATTTTCTCTGGGGGCTCTTTTTCCCGGTTACGAGTCAGGCAACCAACCGGTTGATCGACTCCCGATGGCGCGGGACCGTTTTGGCTGCGCAGGACTTTGTCCAGAATCTTTTGTTTGTTATCCTGGCGCCACTCCTTGGATGGATCACGGATGAAAGAGGTCTTTCTACGGCGCTCTGGCTCTTGGGGGCGTTTGCCGGCCTGACGCTTCTCTTTTCGCTCAAGATGAGGCTTGGGCGTAAGTAGTCGGCTATCCGTTCTTTAGCCCCACAACCTTTCCACCCAATTGACGAATCCACCGGCGTGGAGGCTGGTTGCTCAAAGCTTGGCGTTGGGTGTGAAGGAAATCCGGCGCAATTTCCGGCGAAAACACCCCCTCCTTTCTCGCCAAATCCTTCCCCCTCATCCCGAGGTCAGATTGAGAATCCTGTCTTAAAAGGGGCGGCGGAGGCCCTCGATCAGATTGAGCGGGGGACTCAACATATCAAACGGTTCCCCCTGCCTTATGGGCATCGGCCCCTTTTTCAGAGCTGGCTCTCACCGGACCTGGATGTTCATTATGAATTTTTCGGAAAGTTTTTTGGTTATCCCGTTGCCCGACTACAAAAAGGGTGGGTCTATTTCCACTCCGATGAGGGGAGCTACTTTGAGACCGTGAACCCGGTTGTCTGGCGTGACGGAAAGATTGAGTCGGGACTCCTCAAGGTTCATGGACGCGTCGGGTTGACGATGAATAAACATTTTGATCGTGGGAAGATGCCTCTCTGGCTGGCTCTGGATAGGGTGCGTTTTGAAAACGGGAGGATCTATGCAACGGCTCGCACGTTTGTTGATGAGCGTCCCCCTTTCCCGCGTTTTGCCGACGAGGAACCGACGATCGACGCTGACCGGTTGCTCCTCCATTATAAATTCGGGTGTGCTAATTCACGGGGGGAATATGATGTGACCCCCGCTTTGGAGGAGTTTTTTCAGGGCTATTTTGAGGAACCCGCCCCCTCGGAACCGTTTGTCACCGGATTAAAAGGTTCCCGGCTCCTGGAGCTATTCGAGAGAACCTGG
This sequence is a window from Deltaproteobacteria bacterium. Protein-coding genes within it:
- the mutY gene encoding A/G-specific adenine glycosylase, translated to MQQQLLFWYRRHKRDLPWRRTKDPYRIWVSEIMLQQTTVETVIPYYHRFLERFPTVRSLGRAREESVLRLWSGLGYYSRARNLHSAAKILIADVTRSLATFPKTATDWQQLPGVGRTTAGAIVSIAFDQRAPILDGNVIRVLSRVFAIEDHPKTGHGQKIFWRKSEEILPQKNCGDFNQALMELGATVCHVTNPACPDCPLSSFCLARKEGQMESYPRGRGKTVYRNVLMSAAMVRRNGSFLMVRRPDKGSLKKMWEFPMVEGNLHKLVKAFPVIPQKELPIVRHAVMNRRLTIAPYLCTLVSSKGMRSSRWIAKKSVLALPTSSMNLKLARLF
- a CDS encoding MFS transporter, coding for MNSSLVVRLYSVHSLLSKLFFFLPIIVIWFRDQGFSQFQVTLIMSSFFLSATVAEIPSGIFSDKYGYRWALFITGILEAIGMVLIANADHFITALIGEVLNGIGYAFYTGSKESYLFHFLTITREDGTYQKRFARAKLFEFIGMAAGGLVGGSIYIYWKELPFYLSAISFVASSLLIFYLPTVRQGASDSISSLNHLRQGIEHIRTGDQDLKTLLAFYCAYLSSMLIFLVTLNQPYLRESGIPLSYFGLVFLGFHLCSMGGSEVARHLPGEQLTRRLFFFIGLGLASGIMVLGFFRSPFSILLIFGIHFLWGLFFPVTSQATNRLIDSRWRGTVLAAQDFVQNLLFVILAPLLGWITDERGLSTALWLLGAFAGLTLLFSLKMRLGRK